One Fundidesulfovibrio soli DNA window includes the following coding sequences:
- a CDS encoding TOBE domain-containing protein, producing MKQQDLVAALGSLGDQELKDILDRVARAREGGGAPPPRRGAGCGPGKAPAGGGKAPCPAMAFEVPGEVKHLDFIHLHELTEAFRLWYEGAKSPARKRARGRIWMLYLLIRYGALKLGEALAVDDRADFDFERACVIIRGDSDREVQLPREISDTLARLLDDPMCASLRGEVFRLDQGFVRRKFYERAQECGIPKDFINPRVVRHSRAVELLRGGLPLQVVQAILGHQSITLTAQYVAFSDDDVSRIVNHYILKERKMKTSARNAFTGKVSNIRKGEILYEVELTTPSGLKVVSTITHDSMDTLKLELGSPVTATVKAPWVILVKDDMKFKTSARNKYAGKIVKITEGQIAAEVVVELPDGTKVCALVTDESVKSLELKVGDGICTLFKAFSVILNAE from the coding sequence ATGAAACAGCAGGATCTCGTAGCCGCTTTGGGGTCCCTCGGAGACCAGGAACTCAAGGACATTCTGGACCGCGTGGCCCGCGCCCGAGAGGGCGGGGGAGCGCCGCCGCCACGCCGGGGGGCCGGCTGCGGGCCCGGCAAGGCTCCGGCGGGGGGCGGCAAAGCCCCGTGCCCGGCCATGGCCTTCGAGGTGCCCGGCGAGGTCAAGCATCTGGACTTCATCCACCTGCACGAACTCACCGAAGCCTTCCGGCTTTGGTACGAGGGCGCCAAAAGCCCAGCGCGCAAACGCGCCCGGGGCCGCATCTGGATGCTCTACCTGCTCATCCGCTACGGCGCGCTCAAGCTGGGCGAGGCCCTGGCCGTGGACGACCGCGCCGACTTCGACTTCGAGCGGGCCTGCGTGATCATCCGCGGCGACAGCGACCGCGAGGTGCAGCTGCCCCGCGAGATATCAGACACCCTGGCCAGGCTGCTGGACGACCCCATGTGCGCCTCCCTGCGCGGCGAGGTCTTCCGGCTGGACCAGGGCTTCGTGCGCCGCAAGTTCTACGAGCGCGCCCAGGAGTGCGGCATCCCCAAGGATTTCATCAACCCCCGGGTGGTGCGCCACTCGCGGGCCGTGGAGCTTTTGCGCGGCGGGCTGCCCCTGCAGGTGGTGCAGGCCATCCTGGGCCACCAGAGCATCACGCTCACAGCGCAGTACGTGGCCTTCTCCGACGACGACGTCAGCCGCATCGTCAACCACTACATCCTCAAGGAAAGAAAGATGAAGACAAGCGCGCGCAACGCGTTCACAGGCAAGGTCAGCAACATCCGCAAGGGCGAGATTCTCTACGAGGTGGAGCTGACCACCCCCAGCGGCCTCAAGGTGGTCTCCACCATCACCCACGACAGCATGGACACCCTCAAGCTGGAGCTGGGCTCCCCCGTCACGGCAACGGTCAAGGCTCCGTGGGTCATCCTGGTCAAGGACGACATGAAGTTCAAGACCAGCGCCCGCAACAAGTACGCGGGCAAGATCGTGAAGATCACCGAGGGCCAGATCGCCGCGGAGGTGGTGGTGGAGCTGCCCGACGGCACCAAGGTCTGCGCCCTGGTCACCGACGAGTCCGTGAAGAGCTTGGAGCTCAAGGTCGGCGACGGGATCTGCACACTGTTCAAGGCATTCTCCGTTATCCTCAACGCCGAGTAG
- a CDS encoding efflux RND transporter periplasmic adaptor subunit — MLIRPLVYAALAALLLAAPAAAETITFQGKTFSPNGYDLGTPHASPADIAAFEAEAKAQSAKKKDDEEQPLVRPFTGTIKILKILVNIGDMVVPEQPLIEYSLPLSVVESELHRLSRYDLRMLDTQVERLQISLDKRNADYKEIRMRAERGLASEQEMTDARREIELSRMKLEMYRQLYKAEKDQHQAFEDIFTSKFGKVNPQTQKRLTFTGKIQAPDAGVVLAVNPAIVPGMEIGKPTYVMRIGPIDPLIIRALVHESLVVKLREGDKAKVRFDVLPGKTFDAVMSRVGISSAQSDPQFPSHYEVQLTLPNPDKSLREGMRGNVTVEVPDAPRS, encoded by the coding sequence ATGCTTATCCGTCCGCTCGTTTACGCGGCCCTGGCCGCGTTGCTCCTGGCCGCGCCCGCGGCCGCGGAGACCATAACCTTCCAGGGGAAGACCTTCAGCCCCAACGGCTACGACCTGGGCACCCCCCATGCCTCCCCGGCCGACATCGCGGCCTTCGAGGCCGAGGCCAAGGCCCAGAGCGCCAAGAAGAAGGACGACGAGGAGCAGCCCCTTGTCCGCCCCTTCACCGGCACGATCAAGATCCTTAAAATCCTGGTCAACATCGGGGACATGGTGGTGCCGGAGCAGCCCCTGATCGAGTACTCGCTGCCCCTTTCGGTGGTTGAGTCCGAGCTGCACAGGCTCTCCAGGTACGATCTGCGGATGCTCGACACCCAGGTGGAGCGTCTGCAGATCTCGCTGGACAAGCGCAACGCCGACTACAAGGAAATCAGGATGCGCGCCGAGAGGGGCCTGGCGTCCGAGCAGGAGATGACCGACGCCCGGCGCGAGATCGAGCTGTCGCGCATGAAGCTGGAGATGTACCGCCAGCTCTACAAGGCCGAGAAGGACCAGCACCAGGCCTTCGAGGACATCTTCACCTCCAAGTTCGGCAAGGTGAACCCGCAGACCCAAAAGCGCCTGACCTTCACCGGCAAGATCCAGGCCCCGGACGCGGGCGTGGTGCTGGCCGTCAACCCGGCCATCGTGCCCGGCATGGAGATCGGCAAGCCCACCTACGTCATGCGCATCGGGCCCATCGACCCGCTCATCATCCGGGCCCTGGTGCACGAGTCCCTGGTGGTCAAGCTGCGCGAGGGCGACAAGGCCAAGGTGCGCTTCGACGTGCTGCCCGGCAAGACCTTCGATGCCGTGATGAGCCGGGTGGGCATCTCCTCGGCGCAGTCGGACCCGCAGTTCCCCTCGCACTACGAGGTGCAGCTGACCCTGCCCAACCCGGAC